The following proteins come from a genomic window of Trypanosoma brucei gambiense DAL972 chromosome 1, complete sequence:
- a CDS encoding RNasePH-like protein yields MQFGPVVSEVEIRTVQDGIANGVRSDGRSLTQRRPFTVVTNRGSTTHFEGSSVEVQCDGTTVVAAATPSVVELDIDRGQAPRGSLFVNIDAVPAVVEHYAQSVRNNSARYRQAFLSFLATAIRQTFGAQGVTAEERQQQLGIAEAEIIADEGDDEQREDALGGRGAAEEKPVEETAEQWVDCCGFPGEQLYIGGGYAFRIDVDAHVLQAHGGSLASIVALAVHAALKTVRLPSVTLHEASAGFSLEVDYSKPYATAVNWSRLPVLSVVHVSPTRHYVVDPTRLEELALPQQLRVAVNSFGQVFHMRFQQLPSRRGNAMRLIRSPWEEAGKDNSNDNNERDVDGDDVDDSSRSGFDAGVKGTVGGMNMPDMAAVLHAAVHISQAVIAECDEALAGSSG; encoded by the coding sequence ATGCAGTTTGGCCCTGTTGTCAGTGAGGTGGAAATACGGACGGTGCAGGACGGCATTGCAAACGGTGTTCGCAGTGACGGCCGATCCCTTACGCAGCGCCGTCCCTTCACCGTTGTGACTAACCGCGGCTCAACCACACATTTTGAAGGCAGTAGTGTTGAGGTGCAATGCGATGGTACCACTGTTGTGGCCGCTGCAACACCGTCAGTTGTGGAACTGGACATCGACCGCGGCCAGGCACCGCGTGGCTCATTGTTTGTCAACATCGATGCCGTTCCCGCTGTGGTGGAGCATTACGCGCAATCGGTGCGAAATAACAGCGCCCGCTACCGTCAAGccttcctctccttcttaGCAACGGCCATCCGTCAAACGTTCGGGGCACAAGGCGTTACGGCTGaggagcggcagcagcaactgggAATTGCGGAGGCAGAGATTATTGCTGATGAGGGAGATGATGAACAAAGGGAGGATGCCCTCGGGGGAAGAGGCGCAGCAGAGGAGAAGCCGGTGGAAGAGACTGCGGAACAATGGGTGGATTGTTGCGGATTTCCCGGTGAACAATTGTATATTGGAGGGGGATATGCTTTTCGTATTGATGTGGACGCGCATGTGCTGCAGGCTCATGGGGGGAGTTTGGCCTCCATCGTGGCTCTAGCGGTGCATGCTGCACTCAAAACTGTACGACTACCAAGTGTTACCCTTCACGAAGCCTCCGCCGGGTTTTCACTGGAAGTGGACTACAGTAAACCGTATGCCACAGCAGTAAATTGGAGTCGGCTACCGGTGTTGAGCGTTGTGCATGTGTCGCCCACGCGGCATTATGTGGTGGATCCAACGCGGTTGGAGGAGTTGGCGCTGCCGCAGCAGTTGCGTGTGGCAGTCAACAGCTTCGGGCAAGTGTTTCACATGCGATTTCAGCAGTTGCCTTCGCGCCGCGGGAATGCCATGCGACTTATTCGCAGTCCGTGGGAGGAAGCTGGAAAGGATAACAGTAACGATAATAACGAGCGCGAtgttgatggtgatgatgtggACGACAGTAGCCGAAGCGGTTTTGATGCCGGTGTTAAGGGAACGGTGGGTGGGATGAATATGCCCGACATGGCGGCAGTGCTGCACGCGGCTGTTCACATTTCACAGGCCGTTATTGCAGAGTGCGACGAGGCACTTGCGGGGAGTAGTGGGTAA